A DNA window from Megalobrama amblycephala isolate DHTTF-2021 linkage group LG11, ASM1881202v1, whole genome shotgun sequence contains the following coding sequences:
- the bloc1s2 gene encoding biogenesis of lysosome-related organelles complex 1 subunit 2 isoform X1: MAATGEEAAAMDSICKAPAPPTDLNLTAQPEPRKEAATSDATETPKAKRPSNNNEGGVETAEEATEPAEPDINELCRDMFDKMAVFLQGELTATCEDYKLLENMNKLTSLKYMEMKDISINISRNLQDLNQKYAGLQPYLDQINQIEEQVTALEQAAYKLDTYSKKLEAKFKKLEKR, encoded by the exons ATGGCAGCTACGGGGGAGGAGGCCGCAGCGATGGACAGCATCTGTAAAGCACCCGCTCCTCCGACCGACCTCAACCTCACAGCCCAGCCCGAGCCCAGGAAAGAGGCGGCCACAAGCGACGCGACAGAGACCCCAAAAGCCAAAAGACCCAGTAATAACA ATGAAGGAGGTGTGGAGACTGCAGAGGAGGCCACTGAACCCGCTGAGCCAGATATCAACGAGCTCTGCAGAGACATGTTTGACAAAATGGCAGTTTTCTTACAGGGAGAGCTCACTG CCACCTGTGAGGACTACAAACTCCTCGAGAACATGAACAAACTCACCAGTCTGAAGTACATGGAGATGAAGGACATATCCATCAACATCAGCCGCAATCTGCAAGATCTCAATCAGAAAT ATGCCGGTTTGCAGCCTTATCTGGATCAGATTAACCAGATCGAGGAGCAGGTTACGGCTCTGGAGCAGGCTGCATATAAACTAGACACATATTCAAAGAAACTAG AGGCCAAGTTTAAGAAACTGGAGAAACGGTGA
- the bloc1s2 gene encoding biogenesis of lysosome-related organelles complex 1 subunit 2 isoform X2: MAATGEEAAAMDSICKAPAPPTDLNLTAQPEPRKEAATSDATETPKAKRPNEGGVETAEEATEPAEPDINELCRDMFDKMAVFLQGELTATCEDYKLLENMNKLTSLKYMEMKDISINISRNLQDLNQKYAGLQPYLDQINQIEEQVTALEQAAYKLDTYSKKLEAKFKKLEKR; the protein is encoded by the exons ATGGCAGCTACGGGGGAGGAGGCCGCAGCGATGGACAGCATCTGTAAAGCACCCGCTCCTCCGACCGACCTCAACCTCACAGCCCAGCCCGAGCCCAGGAAAGAGGCGGCCACAAGCGACGCGACAGAGACCCCAAAAGCCAAAAGACCCA ATGAAGGAGGTGTGGAGACTGCAGAGGAGGCCACTGAACCCGCTGAGCCAGATATCAACGAGCTCTGCAGAGACATGTTTGACAAAATGGCAGTTTTCTTACAGGGAGAGCTCACTG CCACCTGTGAGGACTACAAACTCCTCGAGAACATGAACAAACTCACCAGTCTGAAGTACATGGAGATGAAGGACATATCCATCAACATCAGCCGCAATCTGCAAGATCTCAATCAGAAAT ATGCCGGTTTGCAGCCTTATCTGGATCAGATTAACCAGATCGAGGAGCAGGTTACGGCTCTGGAGCAGGCTGCATATAAACTAGACACATATTCAAAGAAACTAG AGGCCAAGTTTAAGAAACTGGAGAAACGGTGA